The stretch of DNA gacaaattagagcgtcacattttcccaaagagttttgtccaagattgtagctaaTCTAGTTACGCCAGTACCACATGCTGAAAGAGATACCCCTCAATATGTCGTTCACCAAGTATCTATGCCAAATCTGCCAAAAGAAAAGCTGTTACGCTGATATAGATACGTAATTAAGTGAGATGAATAGAATCTGAACCTCCAGCATTTTCCTCTACTCTTGCTACGTTATCTTTATCCTCCAGCTTCTGGGGATAATTTCATCTTTTCTGTAACGCAAATATTAAGCATGCACGTAGATGATAATTAAGTCTTCATACTACCTCAGTGCCCTGATTAGCCGTGCTATTTGAAGGTATTCTCTCAGTGTACTTGAAATTTGTTTGTTGGAATTGTATCAAagtttgttgttgtcgttgttgtttagGATGTTTGCAGCACTTAACTTGAAAATGAAGTCATTCTACTTACGTTATCAAGAAGTTCCATGAGATTCTGAGGATTCGGCATCTCGCTCGTGGAATTTCTCAGAAAACAGACCTTCTGGTTGGACAAGCGATACATGGCCAAGTTCTGTGTGAATGCAAAATGAGACAACGTATTGAAAACCGATAGATAAAGAACAATATCTTTGCGCTTTCTTAAGGGCTCCACAATTGTTCCATCACATTCACGTTGTACAAGAGGGTGTTTTGAAATAGAGAAGCACTGAACGTAAGATTAACTGTTGTTTGCTCACGTTGTCAAAACCTTACATTACGTTtttcctgttgttgttgttgtttcgcaAAGTACGTTAGCGAAGTGTACTGAAGTGATTGCCGCAAGGACAACACGGTTTCCTTATTTTCAAGCAATAAATGATTACTGTTTTGTGCGTTGCAGAAATTTTGGTCGGGGTCATTTCGGGAGCTATGGGTTCTCGATTTTTAAATTCATACATTTTTCCTTCCGCTTTCCTCAGCAATACGATCAATGCATTTAGGCTTATGCCCGCGATCATAAGAGGTTTGACATTTCAGCCTCATTATTTTTGGTGGGAGGGAAGGTAAAGATGCATCACGAGACTAGCTCAGATCCACCCGCTAGGTCCTAGATCCTCACCCGCTTGAAATCGTAAATACTTTTGACGTCCCCTGGAGCATTTGGATCTGTATCGCCATCACTTGGAATGTCAAAAGTCTCCGTTTCCTTCTCAGTATCGACCTCAATTGTTTCCTCGATCTGTTTCTTTCCATCGTCCACTTTAAGAGTGTATTTTTCCACAGCTGGCTCCTGCAGAGAGACAAACAAGATAACCAAGAGTCGTCACCTAAAAATACTTTGGAAACTTTTCTGTTCTGGTTCTGTTCTAGGTTCCTTAAAATCCCGGGGGAAAAAACCATGGAATGCTTAAGCCAACCATTATAGACGCTGGCATCTAGGCGAGTTAATTAAAACGCGAACAATCTTCCGGACGCTAGAATAAATGTgtcgaaagaaaatttgccctgagcggggtttgaacccacgtccccccgttACTAGTCGagtgtgataaccactacaagATAGAGAGTAAGGAGAGAAACCCTAACgatgcacacacacacacacacacacatacaatACAATGGAACTGCGTTCTTTTACACTGGTCTAGTCATTGGGTCGGTGTAGGAAATATTATACAACTTACCTTCTTCTGTTCCTCTACACATTTACAAACTGTAGCGCCAGAAGCGGTGACAACAAAGAAAGCGAAGCACAAAAGAAACCCTTTGAACTCCTgttgaaaggaaaaagaaatgagaaaaatcGACGGATCTCTCTTTCTGGAAGAAGAATTTGATCGATGTCAAAAGTTTCGTgtttaagaaagaaaatttgacgCATACTTACCATGTTGGTTTGTTTCTGTTGAAAAGGCGCGTCGGTGGAtggcttttttctttcttcttctgtcAGAGAGTTTACAGCTATTCCACTCGGAAGATGAATTCTGTTAACGATTCAACGAAtttatataccatttgttgGACGTGCGATATTTCCTGGTTGTTAACTTGATCCTCGTGAATTACCCGTTTCAGCTCACGCTCTGAAGCTTGCGGAAATCATTGTAAATGGTTTCAGCGCTGTGGCTTAAATATGTTTTTAATCAGTTTGGCTACAAttcaaataataaaaataataataaaactaaattgttaattatactcataatattaatgattattattatcagtataAAAATTTATTTACGTATATTCCTGAAAAGTCCTCAAGCGCTTCACATTTTCGCcaattattaaattttacaaGTCCCTAAAACGGTAAGAATAATgctaaattaaattaatctaagaAAGCTAAAAATATGCGTATCGCGAACCACTAGAAGAGTAAAAGAAGCCTCCTTGAGTATTTAgcgctttttttaaattgttcatAGACTCGCAAAAATCTCAGCTCCAGTGGGAGGCCATCCTAAAACTCCTATAGCCCTATTATCGTATCTGACTGTAATGTGGCTGAATAGAACAAATCCCTGAGACTCCTTGCTATGTCTTTCTGTGCAAAATATGGCTGTTTTTAATAACCATGTATGAATCTTTTTCCGAAGCATTGCCCGTTTCTCATTATTCACCAATCACCTCAGAATGTACGTTTGAGAGAAATCCGGCAGAAATAAAGAGGTGTTTTGTACTGAGGATTGCTCAGGGATACTTGTCAATGAAAAATTATCCGAGAGCTCAGAAAAAAAGTTGCAAGGTCTATGACTGTTCGATTTCTAGTTCGACGCTGTACAACTAAGCTATAAGACACTCGCGAAGCAAGGCGATTAAACCAGATTCGATGACAAATGTAGTGGAGACTTCCTTAAGCGAAAGTAGTGATGCACATGTGcaacacaaatctatttcaatGTTTCCTGGCTCGTCTTTTAAGAtttgtttaaatgttttttttttttcaaaatttgccatttttccAATTCGTGCTTCCTTAATTAAGCAAGGATGAAAATACGGGGAAAATACCCGTGCAAAACGTTAACTCACCAGCGCCAGTAtttttattaaatatttttaatgtattCGAAAAAGACTGTCAAGTCTTGACCTGGTTTTAGCCCTACCAGAAGTCATTTAGTTCACAATCGAATATTTCATACCAACGCCCAAGTGCAGTTGCATATATTGTAACTGAAAGAGAAGGAATGTGCTTGCACACTAAATACATTTGATTGTTCCATATAGACAAACCAAGGCTCATTGAAAATGGAAAGTTGTTTTGCGTCTGCATCAAAAAAAAAgatacgcattgcgtacgtgtgggaGTGCAGTAACTtggcacagtgctttattccagaactgtcaactgagctgcgttttttttttcagaacgTAATAAccctaaacccagaaagattgaaggaaataaatgggaatcgagaaacaaTGGCTTTGAGGCTGACATGAAGGTGCCTTtgacttctttttcacagcaagtttaGGTGTGTAGTTTGAGCGTCGGACAGTTCCACGACAAAAGttcataaccccaaaatatttttttcgctaaaatgaatctttgcacttgttcgaaacgcattccgtttttttttcctttttctaagaaatcctgccatttcataggcttcgaaagttgcgacaatccaagcatcttttgttcacgaccgagtcagaaggggagtgggtctattcctgatttgacgtcacaaactgatttacattgcattaactctttgtaaaaatgcatgcaaagtagattgtgatgacaaatcaggaatagacccactccccttctgacttggtcgtgaacaaaagatgcttggattttcgcaactttcgaagcctataaaatggcaggatttgttagaaaaaggaaaaaatggccgtgATTTGCGCTAGTGCAGTAGAACTTCCGTTTGGGCGCCAAAATGAAGTCGCAAAGGACCTGGCGACGAATTAGtctatttatataaaaaaacgTAACGTATTTAAATATTTGCCTTGCATGCAATCAACCGATCGACACACCCACAATGTAAAGAGCCGTGTTATGAAGTATGGATTGCCCAACAGAATTTTTGACTGATTCGCGCTTACGTAGCGAAGCGTTGGATTTGAAGGCTGTTGCCGATGACATTTCCCGTTGGCAACGAGTACAGAAATAAAACGCCGGGTTATCTATACATCGACTGTAGCCTTCAAATTTAAGTAACGCTTCGCTACGTAAGCGCGAATcaggccgcaatgcgtttcgaacaggtgcaaagattcattttagcgaaaaaaatattttggggttatgggtgCTTTAATCCctgtccagcggggttagtatctggatgggcgacctcaAAATACACGACTTGCTGTCGAAAACATAGgaacaaaaattatattttaatgctcaaaaatgcgaactaagcatgGTACGGATTTTGTTAGTGTGCTTTATGAATAAAACAATGCGTTGTTTTGTCAGTTGTGCAGTGGTCTACTTGaccttcataaatatttttacatGAATTTTgtctgatcacgatcttctttgatccaacgctgtgcaagacttatcgtccactgtttttgcaaaggtttaaaCCCTCAACTTCACTGTATCAACTAGTTTACATAAATGGTAAAAATGCTGTCGAGGGAAAGGGAGATGTTCGTGCgtgcggtaatttaacgacggttcgtgcgtggaattgaagggatATTTTAATAGGTTTTCATCGGGGACGGTACCAAACTTGGACCCCCACTGGACTT from Montipora capricornis isolate CH-2021 chromosome 9, ASM3666992v2, whole genome shotgun sequence encodes:
- the LOC138017596 gene encoding uncharacterized protein is translated as MEGRIHLPSGIAVNSLTEEERKKPSTDAPFQQKQTNMEFKGFLLCFAFFVVTASGATVCKCVEEQKKEPAVEKYTLKVDDGKKQIEETIEVDTEKETETFDIPSDGDTDPNAPGDVKSIYDFKRNLAMYRLSNQKVCFLRNSTSEMPNPQNLMELLDNFSLQKKTMEPTQKTFQYTIDGILNDRSILSDEMATMCAKNPIYLVKERSSLSAELEKKEVLKRKLNRIQMRICVIYGNPWQRMRDTRAQYVATLTKITLKGPQMDFSRVAREVKCYFR